A portion of the Psilocybe cubensis strain MGC-MH-2018 chromosome 10, whole genome shotgun sequence genome contains these proteins:
- a CDS encoding Defective in cullin neddylation protein 1 codes for MPDTKFDNDVAQFCAVTGASAKDARKFMEAHKRLDIAIDAFYTNPKAFASSARRKGDSTVPSSSKLNQLFDKYKDPEDENITVDGTIKFCEDLEVDPEDVVLLAIAYELKSPRMGQWTRAGWVDGWKAVGADSISGMKYALTRLRDQLASDPRYFQKVYNHTFDFARSEGQRSLGLETAQAFWGLLLPHGFQGGALSRANDDDNDVKMDGDEGWKKEYLQWWFDFMNQKGLKGVSKDTWVMFLDFIRSTNSTFSNYDMEAAWPSTIDDFVEYAKHRLASGA; via the exons ATGCCAGACACAAAGTTTGATAACGATGTCGCTCAGTTCTGCGCGGTAACAGGTGCCTC GGCAAAAGATGCTAGAAAGTTCATGGAGGCACACAAGAGATTAGACATCGCCATTGACGCTTTCTACACGAATCCGAAAGCTTTCGCGAGCTCGGCGCGTCGGAAAGGAGATTCAACTGTACCATCATCAAGCAAATTAAACCAACTATTCGACAAGTACAAAG ATCCAGAAGATGAGAACATCACAGTAGACGGAACAATCAAGTTTTGTGAAGACCTGGAAGTCGACCCAGAAGATGTTGTGTTATTAGCCATCGCATATGAACTAAAGTCGCCGAGAATGGGGCAATGGACAAGGGCAGGATGGGTAGATGGATGGAAAGCTGTTGG AGCCGATTCAATATCAGGAATGAAATATGCTCTTACAAGATTGAGAGATCAGCTCGCATCAGACCCCAGATATTTCCAGAAGGTGTATAACCATACATTTGACTTCGCCCGCTCAGAAGGACAACGTAGTCTCG GTCTTGAGACTGCCCAGGCTTTTTGgggtcttcttcttccacacGGATTTCAAGGGGGGGCACTCTCTCGAGCTAATGACGACGATAATGATGTCAAGATGGACGGAGATGAAGGTTGGAAAAAAGAGTATTTGCAGTGGTGGTTCGACTTCATGAACCAAAAGGGCCTAAAAGGCGTCAGCAAGGATACATGGGTTATG TTCCTTGATTTTATCAGGTCTACCAACTCCACATTTTCAAACTATGATATGGAAG CCGCTTGGCCATCTACCATTGACGATTTCGTAGAGTACGCAAAGCATCGGTTAGCATCAGGCGCGTGA
- a CDS encoding Zinc-type alcohol dehydrogenase-like protein (Zinc-type alcohol dehydrogenase-like protein C1773.06c) produces the protein MAGEIIAVGEDVKKWTQVSGSHPRTLVLRGSSDTSFAVASGATVIATSSSNEKLAEATKLGAKHTINYTNKPEWDKEVLELTNKVGVDFVIEVGGQGTLPRSLNAVRIGGSVAAIGFLSKDTSGLDFVLPVIMKSILVRGVYIGPVSEFINMNRLIEANPEKTRPVINKVFNFDQAVDAYAYLKSQQHVGKIVIKVA, from the exons ATGGCAGGAGAAATCATCGCCGTCGGCGAAGACGTAAAAAAATGGACGCAGG TGTCTGGTAGCCATCCCAGAACACTTGTACTACGAGGAAGCTCCGACACTTCC TTCGCTGTCGCTTCTGGGGCCACTGTGATAGCCACTTCATCCTCGAACGAGAAACTCGCAGAAGCCACTAAACTTGGAGCGAAGCACACTATTAATTACACAAACAAGCCTGAATGGGATAAAGAGGTTCTTGAACTG ACCAATAAAGTCGGTGTTGATTTTGTCATAGAGGTTGGTGGTCAAGGCACCTTACCCAGGTCGCTCAACGCCGTAAGAATCGGTGGTTCTGTGGCAGCCATAGGATTTTTATCTAAG GATACTAGCGGCCTTGATTTTGTACTTCCTGTTATCATGAAATCGATTTTGGTTAGAGGTGTCTACATTGGGCCCGTCTCGGA GTTCATCAATATGAACCGTCTTATTGAAGCTAACCCCGAAAAAACCAGACCTGTAATAAACAAGGTCTTCAATTTCGACCAGGCTGTCGATGCTTATGCTTACTTGAAAAGTCAACAACATGTCGGCAAGATTGTCATCAAGGTTGCGTGA
- a CDS encoding Glucan endo-1,3-alpha-glucosidase agn1 — MRLTLLNVLSLTALFISSTNAFQQNSGSHSSTIRRRRNWSHYTNGTEPQGDDPAELFKRDGTKYVFMHHFLKLFKIDTFPYTYADWLDDMIKIAAKGVDAIALNIGGSDWQRNQVATAYSAARDSNTGIKLFYSFDLTEMDCNVADLVARVNLYNNHPNQFKVNGKAFISSFSGGCLGNDGWQSLKSQTNGYIMPFIWGLENNFQSWPSLDSWYCWGCAWPQGNYPKNMDDDNFYISQLGTKYGTTVGPWMYTHYTWKNFYLRGDDWLVVSRWEQLMQLRSTLTFVELATWNDYGESSYYGPIKGAQPDGTTWANGYPHTAWYDLTGYYVQAFKTGSYPAITQDVIYFWARPHPAGATASGDNLGKPTGWDWTEDSMWAAVFATSPATVVLRCGSSSSTFNVSPGVNKLKIPLAAGKITVQMIRNGQTIINYTPSDYTYVLNPVRSADTCGGVWRINIYKSGVSSTSTSTSSTASATPTGWNTLGCVAEGTSGSRRALTGASYTQSNMTPQVCQGLCSGYQYAGVEAGNECFCGNSLLNNGASGLVIDNSNCQWTCSGDSNQKCGGSWTLNVYTKSAVTPPFSSAWALAGCFVDADSRMLRGYSVTLPNTLTVETCTNICNGAGYIMAAVEYGQECYCGSQIYKDGGAGVLVDAGQCNVACSGNAGQKCGGGWRANLYTKPGTTWT; from the exons ATGCGCCTTACCCTCCTCAATGTCCTGTCGTTAACGGCTCTATTTATTTCATCCACCAACGCGTTTCAGCAAAACTCTGGATCTCATTCTTCCACTATAAGGCGTCGGCGTAATTGGAGTCACTATACCAATGGGACAGAGCCTCAGGGAGATGATCCCGCCGAGTTGTTCAAGAGAGATGGGACAAAATATGTGTTCATGCATCAT TTTCTGAAACTCTTCAAAATAGACAC TTTCCCGTATACCTATGCTGATTGGCTCGACGATATGATCAAGATTGCAGCAAAAGGGGT CGACGCTATCGCCCTCAACATTGGTGGCTCGGACTGGCAAAGAAACCAAGTCGCTACTGCGTACAGTGCTGCTCGAGACTCCAATACTGGAATCAAGTTGTTTTACTCATTTGATCTAACCGAGATGGATTGCAACGTCGCCGACCTTGTAGCCAGAGTCAACCTGTACAATAACCACCCCAATCAGTTCAAAGTCAACGGCAAGGCCTTCATCTCCAGTTTCTCCGGCGGCTGCCTAGGAAATGACGGGTGGCAGAGTCTCAAAAGTCAAACGAATGGATATATCATGCCCTTTATCTGGGGTCTTGAAAACAACTTTCAGTCGTGGCCctctctggattcttggtATTG CTGGGGCTGCGCTTGGCCCCAAGGAAACTATCCTAAAAAT ATGGACGATGATAATTTCT ATATCAGCCAGTTGGGCACAAAGTACGGCACGACAGTTGGACCGTGGATGTA CACCCATTACACCTGGAAGAATTTTTATCTACGCGGTGATGATTGGCTCGTTGTTAGCCGATGGGAGCAACTCATGCAGCTTCGATCAACATTAACATTTGTCGAGTTGGCCACTTG GAATGACTACGGCGAATCTAGCTA CTACGGACCCATTAAAGGCGCACAACCAGATGGGACGACTTGGGCCAACGGATACCCTCACACTGCATGGTATGACTTGACCGGGTACTACGTCCAGGCATTCAAAACAGGATCATATCCCGCGATCACT CAAGATGTGATTTACTTCTGGGCACGCCCCCATCCCGCTGGCGCAACCGCTTCGGGAGATAACCTCGGGAAACCAACTGGCTGGGACTGGACGGAG GACTCGATGTGGGCAGCCGTGTTTGCCACGTCGCCCGCCACTGTCGTGTTAAGATGCGGCAGTTCATCGAGCACGTTCAACGTCAGTCCGGGTGTTAACAAGCTCAAGATTCCTCTCGCTGCCGGCAAGATAACTGTGCAGATGATCAGAAATGGCCAGACCATCATCAATTATACACCTTCAGACTATACATATGTTCTGAACCCTGTTAGAT CTGCTGATACATGTGGTGGTGTATGGCGGATTAACATTTACAAATCCGGGGTTTCTTCTACATCAACTTCCACCTCGAGTACTGCGTCTGCCACTCCAACCGGCTGGAATACCCTTGGATGTGTGGCCGAAGGCACCTCTGGATCTCGCCGCGCATTGACAGGCGCAAGCTACACCCAGTCTAATATGACTCCTCAAGTTTGTCAAGGACTTTGTTCTGGGTACCAGTATGCAGGCGTAGAAGCTGG TAATGAAT GCTTCTGTGGAAACTCGTTGCTGAACAACGGAGCATCCGGTCTCGTCATCGACAATAGCAATTGCCAATGGACCTGCTCAGGCGACTCCAACCAGAAATGTGGCGGTTCTTGGACGCTGAACGTGTACACCAAATCCGCAGTCACGCCCCCCTTTAGCTCGGCATGGGCATTGGCGGGCTGCTTCGTCGATGCGGACAGTCGCATGCTACGTGGCTATTCAGTGACACTTCCAAACACCCTGACCGTGGAGACTTGCACGAACATTTGTAACGGTGCCGGATACATCATGGCGGCGGTTGAATACGGCCAAGAATGTTATTGCGGCTCGCAGATTTACAAGGATGGCGGAGCGGGTGTGTTGGTTGATGCGGGCCAGTGTAACGTTGCATGCAGTG GAAACGCTGGACAGAAGTGCGGCGGCGGCTGGAGAGCCAATCTATACACCAAGCCTGGAACAACGTGGACCTGA
- a CDS encoding La protein-like protein (La protein homolog), which produces MAEVSEKTTQVEASVPEVPVSAVESTTDASAATTSADAPMADANVTEKQQKAVKQVEFYFADANLPYDKFMWTLYSKDPEHWVPIQTVASFKRMRDFVSEGVEWLAGAIKSLSTFLEVDSTGTKVRRTTEPQEPKNQFERSVYAKGFPDEDDTLQGRLEEFFAQYGAVGAVRMRRDEKKKFKNSVFVEFNDFESVEKFLKADPKPSYEGKELLIMTKHDYCEMKIKEKGLTGKGAAFRRELISSKKFDAFRDMAKDKGTPQRAAAEDKKDIFLEFLGHKLLIKQDEDGNGTIDASDIPFVKGVTLKFDGCGGDVSWGEVKDPIKARFDGKPPYIKYARGENSGLVGFYKPLTEEDIEYVKTTIKTINNHEEEEKQFEIERAQAAARNAFTQSTSRDASGRGGRGGRGRGGRGGRGGRGGRGGRGGDKSRNNERDSKNPAATAEEAVGEKRKRGVEPDGAFDAGIRGKVAPPTIQSAKKAKTDGSS; this is translated from the exons ATGGCTGAAGTTTCGGAAAAAACCACCCAGGTCGAGGCCAGCGTTCCCGAAGTCCCTGTCAGTGCCGTTGAAAGCACGACGGATGCCTCTGCTGCTACGACCTCAGCAGACGCTCCCATGGCTGATGCCAATGTCACGGAAAAGCAACAAAAGGCAGTGAAGCAGG TCGAATTCTACTTCGCCGATGCCAACCTCCCATATGACAA GTTCATGTGGACGTTGTACTCAAAAGATCCAGAACACTGGGTTCCAATTCAAACCGTCGCCTCCTTCAAACGCATGCGCGATTTTGTCTCGGAAGGCGTCGAATGGCTCGCTGGCGCAATTAAATCGTTGAGCACCTTCCTCGAGGTCGACTCTACAGGGACTAAAGTGCGCCGGACTACTGAACCCCAAGAACCCAAGAACCAGTTCGAACGAAGCGTTTACGCT AAAGGTTTCCCTGATGAAGATGACACCCTTCAAGGCCGTCTGGAAGAGTTCTTCGCACAATACGGAGCTGTCGGCGCTGTTCGTATGAGGAGagacgagaagaagaagttcAAG AACTCCGTCTTTGTCGAATTCAATGACTTTGAAAGTGTAGAAAAGTTCCTCAAAGCCGATCCCAAACCTTCATACGAAGGAAAAGAGTTGTTGATTATGACCAA ACACGACTACTGCGAGATGAAGATCAAAGAAAAGGGTTTGACTGGAAAGGGTGCTGCATTCCGACGGGAGCTGATCTCATCCAAGAAATTTGACGCCTTCCGCGACATGGCGAAAGATAAGGGCACTCCACAgcgtgctgctgctgaggacAAGAAGGACATCTTCCTCGAGTTCCTCGGTCACAAGCTCCTCATCAagcaagatgaagatggtaaCGGTACTATCGACGCGAGCGATATACCCTTCGTTAAAGGCGTCACATTGAAGTTTGATGGATGCGGTGGAGACGTTTCATGGGGTGAAGTCAAG GACCCCATCAAAGCCAGGTTCGATGGAAAGCCCCCATACATCAAGTATGCAAGAGGAGAGAACAGCGGACTAGTTGGATTCTACAAGCCTCTCACAGAAGAGGACATCGAATATGTCAAGACCACAATTAAAACCATTAACAACCACGAA gaagaggagaagcAATTCGAAATCGAACGCGCTCAGGCTGCCGCTCGCAATGCCTTTACCCAAAGTACCTCGCGTGACGCTAGTGGACGTGGGGGACGTGGCGGTCGTGGTCGTGGGGGACGAGGTGGACGAGGTGGACGCGGTGGCCGAGGGGGGCGCGGTGGGGACAAGTCTCGCAATAACGAGCGGGATAGCAAAAACCCAGCTGCCACAGCTGAGGAGGCCGTcggagagaagaggaagcgCGGTGTCGAGCCTGACGGTGCCTTCGATGCCGGCATCCGTGGAAAAGTCGCGCCGCCTACGATCCAGAGCGCAAAGAAGGCCAAGACGGATGGCTCTTCATAG
- a CDS encoding Phosphatidylethanolamine N-methyltransferase, which translates to MGMWLPVHNEEWDGDVPLGFDRAPSPHRDAEKGTLTFKGNTLPWLVGRYEVRYHHDVDKPEDVNFTTVRESLKRIVPLCLDEDPSLIPLSCKPTKKLSQDGDFPLHTSDTPSNSGILEAESELDHEGRDPDDFSFWSERQAKRICSAIKQIFDVEYAPEVIVADANLTTLANRILVSKEILSSGP; encoded by the exons ATGGGCATGTGGCTTCCTGTTCACAATGAAGAGTGGGATGGGGATGTGCCTCTTGGTTTTGACAGGGCTCCGAGTCCCCATCGCGACGCTGAGAAAGGTACCCTAACCTTCAAGGGAAATACCCTACCATGGCTGGTTGGGCGCTATGAG GTTCGTTATCACCATGATG TCGACAAACCGGAAGATGTCAACTTCACCACCGTTCGTGAATCGCTTAAACGCATCGTACCTTTATGTCTCGATGAAGATCCTTCCCTCATACCCCTCTCCTGCAAGCCAACCAAAAAACTCTCACAAGACGGCGATTTCCCTCTTCACACGTCGGACACGCCTTCCAACTCGGGAATACTCGAGGCAGAATCAGAGCTTGATCACGAGGGTCGCGATCCAGACGACTTTAGTTTTTGGTCAGAACGACAGGCCAAGCGAATATGCTCCGCTATCAAGCAAATATTCGATGTAGAATATGCCCCGGAGGTCATCGTAGCCGATGCTAACCTGACCACGTTGGCAAATCGAATACTGGTGTCTAAAGAGATTCTATCCTCTGGTCCCTGA